In Colletotrichum higginsianum IMI 349063 chromosome 1, whole genome shotgun sequence, one genomic interval encodes:
- a CDS encoding Beta-fructofuranosidase, with amino-acid sequence MRQHLFYTSLLSTLLAAPTSALPNFFSDQERAPLRPDLKRSEPAAHMARQATDRSGRWRPQIHFSPPAEWLNDPNGLFVDSDGVWHMYYQYADNVAGAGVKHWGHTTATDFYDWVDHPVAIPATARDGSIWSGSVVVDRNNSSGFFPSDKTSGKDNIIAYYTSWEPDQESQHLAWSYDGGKTFNQYEKNPIISLDRHGFRDPKISFHHETKTWVMVLSREHDVAFYTSTDLVKWEQSSLWNPQRDIGLIECPQFLQIPRKDRSGTVVGAKWVLTLSLGGGAPGGGAAVRYLTGEWDGKSFTPDAPSSGRAAGGVLHSPRQESFTLHDFDFGPDKYATAFFHSQNLDDAKEDAYSITWAVDASRYGCCTPTDQEGWRHCMGGVRRHWLDADTNRLMSAPAGDLSKLASTTPGWNPIIEEKDVSGIEGSSAVLREFNPAVEWTLTVRMAKSLLQEGSTASAQLAFKASQSSGTEQVTLGFEFAGASGNGVPSASFSIGRVSTAWDRSGTFGISDVRALDAAAASSQEGSDANVEFTLHGILDRSVLEVYVNGGVEAGTMLYFTDKPLDSILLTRGSGSKDQGITFDFKAVALKSSWGTYEEKDVSQSKQDEWVTEEL; translated from the exons ATGAGACAGCATCTTTTCTACACCTCGCTCCTGTCGACACTGCTCGCAGCACCGACGTCCGCTCTCCCAAACTTCTTTTCCGACCAAGAACGGGCGCCTTTACGACCAGACCTCAAGCGCTCAGAGCCGGCAGCACACATGGCGAGACAAGCAACCGATCGGTCCGGCCGCTGGCGACCCCAGATCCATTTCTCACCACCCGCCGAATGGCTTAACGACCCAAACGGCCTGTTTGTTGATTCCGACGGCGTGTGGCACATGTACTACCAAT ACGCCGACAACGTCGCCGGGGCCGGCGTGAAGCATTGGGGCCACACGACGGCCACCGACTTCTACGACTGGGTCGACCACCCTGTCGCCATCCCCGCCACCGCGCGCGACGGCTCCATCTGGTCGGggagcgtcgtcgtcgaccgcaACAACTCGTCgggcttcttcccctccGACAAGACCAGCGGCAAGGACAACATCATCGCCTACTACACCTCGTGGGAGCCCGACCAGGAATCCCAGCACCTGGCGTGGTCctacgacggcggcaagacctTCAACCAGTACGAGAAGAACCCCATCATCTCGCTCGACCGGCACGGCTTCCGCGACCCCAAGATCTCCTTCCACCACGAGACCAAGACATGGGTCATGGTTCTGTCGCGGGAGCACGACGTCGCCTTCTACACCTCGACCGACCTCGTCAAGTGGGAGCAGTCCTCTCTGTGGAACCCGCAGCGCGACATCGGCCTGATCGAGTGCCCCCAGTTCCTCCAGATCCCCCGGAAGGACAGGtccggcaccgtcgtcggcgccaaaTGGGTCCTGACCCTCAGCCTGGGAGGCGGtgcccccggcggcggcgccgccgtccggtACCTCACCGGCGAATGGGACGGCAAGTCCTTCACGCCCGACGCGCCGTCCTCCGGCCGCGCCGCGGGCGGGGTGCTTCACTCGCCACGCCAGGAGAGCTTCACCCTGCACGACTTTGACTTTGGCCCCGACAAGTACGCCACCGCCTTCTTCCACTCCCAgaacctcgacgacgccaaggaagacgCATACTCCATCACCTGGGCCGTCGACGCGTCCCGATACGGGTGCTGCACGCCGACCGACCAGGAGGGTTGGCGTCACTGCATGGGCGGCGTGCGCCGCCACtggctcgacgccgacaccaACCGGCTcatgtcggcgccggccggcgacCTGTCCAAGCTCGCGAGCACGACGCCCGGCTGGAACCCCATcatcgaggagaaggacgtCTCGGGCATCGAGGGCAGCAGCGCCGTCCTCCGCGAATTCAACCCGGCCGTCGAGTGGACCCTGACCGTCCGCATGGCCAAGTCCCTGCTCCAGGAGGGCTCGACAGCCTCGGCCCAGCTGGCGTTCAAGGCCTCCCAGTCGAGCGGCACGGAGCAGGTCACGCTCGGGTTCGAgttcgccggcgcctccggcaacggcgtgccctcggcgagcttcaGCATCGGCCGCGTCAGCACGGCGTGGGACCGCTCCGGCACCTTTGGCATCTCCGACGTCCGCgccctggacgccgccgccgcctcctcccaaGAGGGCTCCGACGCCAACGTCGAGTTTACCCTGCACGGCATCCTCGACCGCTCCGTGCTCGAGGTTtacgtcaacggcggcgtcgaggccggtACGATGCTCTACTTCACCGACAAGCCCCTCGACAGCATCCTCCTCACCCGCGGCTCCGGCTCCAAAGACCAGGGCATCACCTTCGACttcaaggccgtcgccctcaAGAGCTCGTGGGGAACGTATGAGGAGAAGGACGTCTCGCAGTCAAAGCAGGACGAATGGGTCACGGAGGAGCTGTGA